From the genome of Setaria viridis chromosome 1, Setaria_viridis_v4.0, whole genome shotgun sequence:
cccccgccaccgccggcgcctgcCCTCTTCCCCTCGttgcgcgcggcggccgccgccaccttctcggcgTCCTCCCTCGTGGCAACCTTGTTGGCGGGCAggaccgccgcggcgtcgcccaCGACGTCCCTGATCCTCACCGCCttgccgccctcctccgccggcctcaTCATCATGTTGGTCTCCGCGGCCTgctgcgccgcggccgccacgccgccggggAGGTTGCCGCCGAGCCCCGTGGCGCGCATCTCCGcggcctgcaccgccgccgcgtcggcgagGCCCACCGGCCtgtcccccgccgccgtctgcgccgccgcctggaggGCCTCGCCCACAGTGACCGCGTCCGTGGCCTCCGCGACGTTTTGGTCCGGCACTGGCACGGTGAACTGCGCCATCACCtgcaaagagagagagagagagagagtggcgGTCGGTTCCAAGGGCCAAACGCCATGAAAACGATCTTGGAACGTGCGCTGCTTTATGGTGTGATAGTACTATAATAACGTAcctggccgccggcgctggTGGTGACCATGCGCCTACCGGCGGGGAGGTCGGTCTCGGTGacccgcaggccgcagccgCTCTGTTCCTGGCCTTGCCCGACGACCTTGTCCCGCTCGCGGCGGGCCTCGTGGGGGTCGGCGGACGCTGGGTACACGTCGCCGGCGCGGACGGGCTGGGGCTGGCTCATGCTGCCAGATCTGTGGACTCGAACGCTAGCTGAACACACGGCCGCAACAACAAAGCAAGGATGGGTCAGTTTGGCTAGCGCAGGCAGCAGGTAGCCGGCTAACGCAGGTGCATATAAATTCTTCGAACCAGTTAGATTTACCCGTATGGGTCGCTGCTACATGTTCACTTCTTGCAGTGACACGTCTGGACGCCTAGAGCGATGCGTGTGCGTGGGTTCGGCTGAGAACGTACCAGAGAGCGGCAAAGGTTTGGCGCTCTGCAGGGCTGCGTGGCACGGTGTGCGCTCGTTCGCCATGACACCTGCAACCGGATGCCGCGCGTCTTTCACGCAGGTGCATGATCGTTCGGCAGGGCTGCGGCCGTGGCTGCGGCTGTTGCTTTTCTAAGAAGCAGTTTTTTGCTTCGACTTGTTTGGTTGAAAaaagtttggcaaaacaacTTCTCATAGCTGTGTAACATGGATAAGATGATGAAATGTCTATAATAcccctctcctttttccttttcttttttctcttttcttcccaTTATTTCTTCACTCCATTTCCTTCCCTTTCCCATCCTTCTTATCCATTCTCCCAGTGCAAAACAGCTTCTCTTCATTGTTTCAAAtggataaaaatgtgaaatgtccACTGTAcccttcatttttttcttccactttttcttcttttcttcgtatttcttttttttcctctctccttttattttcttctctttcctttGTCTCTTCCTCACCCTGTTTCCTTCCTTATCCACTCGCACCGTTAGCCCCCAACGCCTCTGCTCCATCTCGCACCACCGGCCCTGGCTCTTTCGCTCCTAGCGCACCAGCCCAGCGCTGCCTCCCTCCGGCGCGTGCCTTGTTCCAGCCATGGAGCTCCACCGTACCGTTACTCTGCCCTGTGCCTACTCCCTGCTGTCCTCGGCCATGGGCCACGACGGGCAAAAGGGTCACACGCACCTGCGGTCGAGGATGAAGCTACTGGGAGCCAAATTTTTTGACTTCTCCCCCACCAAAATACTCTAGAGAGCGGATTTTATGGAGCTCCTGCACTAGAGCTGTTTTGCTTGTGCCCTTTGGTAGGACTTGCCGGTGGAGGAGCCGGTGGTGAAGTCCTGCCAAGCGAGGTCGAAATATTTAAAACGGCAAAGGTATCTATCACACGCAGCGGTAGCACCACCAGCACTGCGCACTAAAGGGCTTCAGGGTTTGGGAGAAAAAACAAACTGATGCGTAGCGTGGGTCTTATGCACGGCTTCAAATGCAGCGCAGTTCGTCGCAGCTGATACAACCGGTTAAACGAACTACCAATTGATGCCGTGATGATTCGCGATGCAAATTCCTCgtggaaaaaaaattggcaGGAGGCGAgctgcgctgctgctgctgggatTCTTTCAATCTTTCCGGATTGCGGGGCGCCCCCGGGCGGACTCGTGCCGTCAGGAGTCGTCAAGGAGTCGCACCATGACCCACGTGACAGTGAAACTAGGTGGACCCACGTGTCATCGAGCAACGGTTGGGTTCCCGGGGCGGTGCCAGAATGTGGAAATACCCCCCTCCCTCCCGTCGAAACGGAAGAcggacggcgagcggcggcgcgacaATGCGGCGCTCGGGCGGGGCCCCGTCTCGCGGCGGCTGTCGATCCGGTGATCCAAACGCCCGGTAGAGGAGGGAACCGGCTTCCAATTGCGCTGCGGCGGCGTCTGCCGGTGGCGGCTTCGTCTATCTCGGGAGTGGGCGGCGAGGACGATGAGCCGTCCCTCGCGCGCCTGGATCCGCAGGCTCCCGGGGAGGTTCCATTTTAGGTAATTAAGTCTTCCTGTTATCCTGTGAGTGAATCATGATTATCGAGTCACCAGTTCA
Proteins encoded in this window:
- the LOC117837915 gene encoding late embryogenesis abundant protein D-34; translation: MSQPQPVRAGDVYPASADPHEARRERDKVVGQGQEQSGCGLRVTETDLPAGRRMVTTSAGGQVMAQFTVPVPDQNVAEATDAVTVGEALQAAAQTAAGDRPVGLADAAAVQAAEMRATGLGGNLPGGVAAAAQQAAETNMMMRPAEEGGKAVRIRDVVGDAAAVLPANKVATREDAEKVAAAAARNEGKRAGAGGGGGKGSSGVVDAVAAAADMNEGRMM